The Bos indicus x Bos taurus breed Angus x Brahman F1 hybrid chromosome 15, Bos_hybrid_MaternalHap_v2.0, whole genome shotgun sequence genome includes a window with the following:
- the RTN4RL2 gene encoding reticulon-4 receptor-like 2 isoform X1 gives MLPGLGSLLPGPPACVLLLLLAAAPAAARCPMLCTCYPAPPTVSCQANNFSAVPRALPPGTQRLFLQNNLIGALRPGSFGPSLLTLWLFSNNLSAIYPGTFRHLQALEELDLGDNRHLRSLEPDTFQGLERLQSLHLYRCQLSSLPGTIFRGLVSLQYLYLQENSLVHLQEAIAGPANHPRRKASLSVSGLWISSCDPLPTPTWTALLLPHPGLGPDCPAPCASDADSDSNDSNSNPAFIEHQDDLFADLANLSHLFLHGNRLRLLTEHVFRGLGSLDRLLLHGNRLQGVHRAAFRGLGRLTILYLFNNSLASLPGEALADLPSLEFLRLNANPWACDCRARPLWAWFQRARVSSSDVTCASPPERRGRDLRALREADFQACPPAAPTRPGGRARANSSSNHLYGVAEAGAPPADPSTLYRDLPAEDARGSPGGDAPTEEDYWGGYGSEDRRGEQTCPGAACQAPPDSRAPARAPGLAAPLLCLLILAPHHL, from the exons ATGCTGCCCGGGCTCGGGAGCCTGCTGCCAG GTCCCCCGGCCTGCGTCCTGCTGCTCCTCCTGGCCGcggcccccgccgccgcccgctGCCCCATGCTCTGCACCTGCTACCCGGCGCCGCCCACCGTGAGCTGCCAGGCCAACAACTTCTCCGCGGTGCCGCGGGCCCTGCCGCCCGGCACGCAGCGCCTCTTCCTGCAGAACAACCTGATCGGCGCGCTGCGGCCCGGCTCCTTCGGGCCCAGCCTGCTCACCCTGTGGCTCTTCTCCAACAACCTCTCGGCCATCTACCCGGGCACCTTCCGCCACCTGCAGGCGCTCGAGGAGCTGGACCTGGGCGACAACCGGCACCTGCGCTCCCTGGAGCCCGACACCTTCCAGGGCCTGGAGCGGCTGCAGTCGCTGCACCTCTACCGCTGCCAGCTCAGCAGCCTGCCCGGCACCATCTTCCGCGGTCTGGTCAGCCTGCAGTACCTCTACCTCCAGGAGAACAGCCTGGTCCACCTACAG gaAGCAATAGCAGGCCCTGCAAACCATCCGAGGAGAAAAGCCTCCCTCTCAGTTTCAGGCCTCTGGATTTCCAGCTGCGAccctctccccacacccaccTGGACGGCCCTTCTCCTTCCTCACCCCGGGCTGGGGCCTGACTGCCCAGCACCGTGCGCATCTGATGCTGATAGTGACAGTAACGATAGCAATAGTAatccagcatttattgagcaccaa GATGACCTGTTCGCGGACCTGGCCAACCTGAGCCACCTCTTCCTGCACGGGAACCGCCTGCGGCTGCTCACGGAGCACGTGTTCCGCGGCCTGGGCAGCTTGGACCGGCTGCTGCTGCACGGGAACCGGCTGCAGGGCGTGCACCGCGCGGCCTTCCGCGGCCTCGGCCGCCTCACCATCCTCTACCTGTTCAACAACAGCCTGGCCTCGCTGCCCGGCGAGGCGCTGGCCGACCTGCCGTCGCTCGAGTTCCTGCGGCTCAACGCCAACCCCTGGGCGTGCGACTGCCGCGCGCGGCCGCTTTGGGCCTGGTTCCAGCGCGCGCGCGTGTCCAGCTCCGACGTGACGTGCGCCTCGCCACCCGAGCGCCGGGGCCGCGACCTGCGCGCGCTCCGCGAGGCCGACTTCCAGGCCTGCCCGCCGGCCGCGCCCACGCGGCCCGGGGGCCGCGCGCGCGCCAACAGCTCCTCCAACCACCTGTACGGGGTGGCCGAGGCCGGGGCACCGCCGGCCGACCCCTCCACCCTCTACCGCGACCTGCCCGCCGAGGACGCGCGGGGGAGCCCGGGTGGCGACGCGCCCACCGAGGAAGACTACTGGGGCGGCTACGGCAGCGAGGACCGGCGGGGCGAGCAGACGTGCCCCGGCGCCGCCTGCCAGGCGCCCCCGGACTCCCGCGCCCCTGCGCGCGCTCCCGGGCTCGCCGCCCCGCTGCTTTGCCTGTTGATCCTGGCGCCCCACCACCTCTGA
- the RTN4RL2 gene encoding reticulon-4 receptor-like 2 isoform X3, with the protein MLPGLGSLLPGPPACVLLLLLAAAPAAARCPMLCTCYPAPPTVSCQANNFSAVPRALPPGTQRLFLQNNLIGALRPGSFGPSLLTLWLFSNNLSAIYPGTFRHLQALEELDLGDNRHLRSLEPDTFQGLERLQSLHLYRCQLSSLPGTIFRGLVSLQYLYLQENSLVHLQDDLFADLANLSHLFLHGNRLRLLTEHVFRGLGSLDRLLLHGNRLQGVHRAAFRGLGRLTILYLFNNSLASLPGEALADLPSLEFLRLNANPWACDCRARPLWAWFQRARVSSSDVTCASPPERRGRDLRALREADFQACPPAAPTRPGGRARANSSSNHLYGVAEAGAPPADPSTLYRDLPAEDARGSPGGDAPTEEDYWGGYGSEDRRGEQTCPGAACQAPPDSRAPARAPGLAAPLLCLLILAPHHL; encoded by the exons ATGCTGCCCGGGCTCGGGAGCCTGCTGCCAG GTCCCCCGGCCTGCGTCCTGCTGCTCCTCCTGGCCGcggcccccgccgccgcccgctGCCCCATGCTCTGCACCTGCTACCCGGCGCCGCCCACCGTGAGCTGCCAGGCCAACAACTTCTCCGCGGTGCCGCGGGCCCTGCCGCCCGGCACGCAGCGCCTCTTCCTGCAGAACAACCTGATCGGCGCGCTGCGGCCCGGCTCCTTCGGGCCCAGCCTGCTCACCCTGTGGCTCTTCTCCAACAACCTCTCGGCCATCTACCCGGGCACCTTCCGCCACCTGCAGGCGCTCGAGGAGCTGGACCTGGGCGACAACCGGCACCTGCGCTCCCTGGAGCCCGACACCTTCCAGGGCCTGGAGCGGCTGCAGTCGCTGCACCTCTACCGCTGCCAGCTCAGCAGCCTGCCCGGCACCATCTTCCGCGGTCTGGTCAGCCTGCAGTACCTCTACCTCCAGGAGAACAGCCTGGTCCACCTACAG GATGACCTGTTCGCGGACCTGGCCAACCTGAGCCACCTCTTCCTGCACGGGAACCGCCTGCGGCTGCTCACGGAGCACGTGTTCCGCGGCCTGGGCAGCTTGGACCGGCTGCTGCTGCACGGGAACCGGCTGCAGGGCGTGCACCGCGCGGCCTTCCGCGGCCTCGGCCGCCTCACCATCCTCTACCTGTTCAACAACAGCCTGGCCTCGCTGCCCGGCGAGGCGCTGGCCGACCTGCCGTCGCTCGAGTTCCTGCGGCTCAACGCCAACCCCTGGGCGTGCGACTGCCGCGCGCGGCCGCTTTGGGCCTGGTTCCAGCGCGCGCGCGTGTCCAGCTCCGACGTGACGTGCGCCTCGCCACCCGAGCGCCGGGGCCGCGACCTGCGCGCGCTCCGCGAGGCCGACTTCCAGGCCTGCCCGCCGGCCGCGCCCACGCGGCCCGGGGGCCGCGCGCGCGCCAACAGCTCCTCCAACCACCTGTACGGGGTGGCCGAGGCCGGGGCACCGCCGGCCGACCCCTCCACCCTCTACCGCGACCTGCCCGCCGAGGACGCGCGGGGGAGCCCGGGTGGCGACGCGCCCACCGAGGAAGACTACTGGGGCGGCTACGGCAGCGAGGACCGGCGGGGCGAGCAGACGTGCCCCGGCGCCGCCTGCCAGGCGCCCCCGGACTCCCGCGCCCCTGCGCGCGCTCCCGGGCTCGCCGCCCCGCTGCTTTGCCTGTTGATCCTGGCGCCCCACCACCTCTGA
- the RTN4RL2 gene encoding reticulon-4 receptor-like 2 isoform X2, translating to MLCTCYPAPPTVSCQANNFSAVPRALPPGTQRLFLQNNLIGALRPGSFGPSLLTLWLFSNNLSAIYPGTFRHLQALEELDLGDNRHLRSLEPDTFQGLERLQSLHLYRCQLSSLPGTIFRGLVSLQYLYLQENSLVHLQEAIAGPANHPRRKASLSVSGLWISSCDPLPTPTWTALLLPHPGLGPDCPAPCASDADSDSNDSNSNPAFIEHQDDLFADLANLSHLFLHGNRLRLLTEHVFRGLGSLDRLLLHGNRLQGVHRAAFRGLGRLTILYLFNNSLASLPGEALADLPSLEFLRLNANPWACDCRARPLWAWFQRARVSSSDVTCASPPERRGRDLRALREADFQACPPAAPTRPGGRARANSSSNHLYGVAEAGAPPADPSTLYRDLPAEDARGSPGGDAPTEEDYWGGYGSEDRRGEQTCPGAACQAPPDSRAPARAPGLAAPLLCLLILAPHHL from the exons ATGCTCTGCACCTGCTACCCGGCGCCGCCCACCGTGAGCTGCCAGGCCAACAACTTCTCCGCGGTGCCGCGGGCCCTGCCGCCCGGCACGCAGCGCCTCTTCCTGCAGAACAACCTGATCGGCGCGCTGCGGCCCGGCTCCTTCGGGCCCAGCCTGCTCACCCTGTGGCTCTTCTCCAACAACCTCTCGGCCATCTACCCGGGCACCTTCCGCCACCTGCAGGCGCTCGAGGAGCTGGACCTGGGCGACAACCGGCACCTGCGCTCCCTGGAGCCCGACACCTTCCAGGGCCTGGAGCGGCTGCAGTCGCTGCACCTCTACCGCTGCCAGCTCAGCAGCCTGCCCGGCACCATCTTCCGCGGTCTGGTCAGCCTGCAGTACCTCTACCTCCAGGAGAACAGCCTGGTCCACCTACAG gaAGCAATAGCAGGCCCTGCAAACCATCCGAGGAGAAAAGCCTCCCTCTCAGTTTCAGGCCTCTGGATTTCCAGCTGCGAccctctccccacacccaccTGGACGGCCCTTCTCCTTCCTCACCCCGGGCTGGGGCCTGACTGCCCAGCACCGTGCGCATCTGATGCTGATAGTGACAGTAACGATAGCAATAGTAatccagcatttattgagcaccaa GATGACCTGTTCGCGGACCTGGCCAACCTGAGCCACCTCTTCCTGCACGGGAACCGCCTGCGGCTGCTCACGGAGCACGTGTTCCGCGGCCTGGGCAGCTTGGACCGGCTGCTGCTGCACGGGAACCGGCTGCAGGGCGTGCACCGCGCGGCCTTCCGCGGCCTCGGCCGCCTCACCATCCTCTACCTGTTCAACAACAGCCTGGCCTCGCTGCCCGGCGAGGCGCTGGCCGACCTGCCGTCGCTCGAGTTCCTGCGGCTCAACGCCAACCCCTGGGCGTGCGACTGCCGCGCGCGGCCGCTTTGGGCCTGGTTCCAGCGCGCGCGCGTGTCCAGCTCCGACGTGACGTGCGCCTCGCCACCCGAGCGCCGGGGCCGCGACCTGCGCGCGCTCCGCGAGGCCGACTTCCAGGCCTGCCCGCCGGCCGCGCCCACGCGGCCCGGGGGCCGCGCGCGCGCCAACAGCTCCTCCAACCACCTGTACGGGGTGGCCGAGGCCGGGGCACCGCCGGCCGACCCCTCCACCCTCTACCGCGACCTGCCCGCCGAGGACGCGCGGGGGAGCCCGGGTGGCGACGCGCCCACCGAGGAAGACTACTGGGGCGGCTACGGCAGCGAGGACCGGCGGGGCGAGCAGACGTGCCCCGGCGCCGCCTGCCAGGCGCCCCCGGACTCCCGCGCCCCTGCGCGCGCTCCCGGGCTCGCCGCCCCGCTGCTTTGCCTGTTGATCCTGGCGCCCCACCACCTCTGA